The following proteins are co-located in the Echinicola sp. 20G genome:
- a CDS encoding phosphoenolpyruvate carboxylase codes for MSNTYQTEVAKRFTIYNSLFLDLPFDDIYRTGTLLPILSSACQNGFSEGKTPKEIINTFFEGMMSSNSTKEKHNLLFQLVQYIERQVVLFDSIEDAAFEKINDVKGKGTMNALISRAENDKKKEELINKLRTFSIRLTLTAHPTQFYPGNVLAIITDLETAIRNNDLGSIDLLLRQLGKTAFINKEKPSPYEEAVSLCWFLEHVFYKSIPDILSRVLRRLEIPLHEWDNPNLLRVGFWPGGDRDGNPFVTHEITMSVSDKLQETILRCLYRDVRKVRRRLTFKGVEPLMLEAEKGIYKTLYGGEKVYKSKEELLDVLLKARSIIIESHDGLFLDLLDEFILKVNVFGLYFASMDMRQDSRKHDALWAEIIEVTEGTDALEKFQESSEEEKIKKILGYKKLPSPKSLKDEFHQEMLESISSISYVQDNNGVEGLHRYIISNCQSALHILEVYQLNKLSLAPKGDLTLDIVPLFETIDDLAAAPQIMEQLYTNKTYAAHLKARGGKQSIMLGFSDGTKDGGYIRANWSILRAKEELTKMSRKYEISVVFFDGRGGPPARGGGNMHNFYASLGDQVENEEIQVTIQGQTISANYGKPVSCTYNLEQLLSAGLENHLYPTVENRLTDEQRALIDEMADISYQAYKEFKSHPQFVPYLEKVTPLKFFGLTNIGSRPLKRSKGEGMKFEDLRAIPFVGSWAQMKQNIPGFYGVGKAIAEMEKRGKKDQVIKLYQDSLFFRSLMGNSMQSLAKSFYPSTAYLKDNEVYGDFWKLMHEEYKRSLDKILEISDMDSLLEDNEVSRNSIAIREKIVLPLITIQQYAIQEMLDSGKENAVLQKLILRTMFGIINAARNAA; via the coding sequence ATGTCAAATACCTACCAAACTGAGGTAGCCAAGCGGTTTACCATTTACAACAGTTTATTTCTAGACTTACCTTTTGATGACATATACAGGACTGGGACACTGCTTCCCATCTTATCATCTGCCTGTCAAAATGGATTCAGTGAAGGGAAGACCCCCAAAGAGATCATTAACACATTTTTTGAAGGCATGATGTCTTCCAACTCTACCAAAGAGAAACATAACTTACTTTTTCAATTGGTCCAATATATTGAGCGGCAAGTGGTCTTGTTTGACTCTATTGAGGATGCGGCCTTTGAGAAAATCAATGATGTGAAAGGCAAGGGGACGATGAATGCCCTGATTTCAAGAGCTGAAAATGACAAAAAGAAAGAGGAACTGATCAATAAGCTTAGAACCTTTTCCATTCGCCTCACATTGACCGCACACCCAACCCAATTTTATCCGGGCAATGTATTGGCGATCATAACGGATTTAGAAACAGCCATAAGAAACAATGATTTAGGAAGTATTGACCTTTTGCTGAGACAGCTTGGCAAAACAGCGTTCATCAACAAAGAAAAACCGTCACCTTATGAAGAGGCAGTAAGTTTATGTTGGTTCTTGGAGCACGTATTTTATAAAAGCATTCCGGATATTCTTTCAAGGGTATTAAGAAGATTGGAAATTCCATTGCATGAGTGGGACAACCCTAACTTACTAAGAGTCGGCTTTTGGCCGGGAGGCGATAGGGACGGTAATCCATTTGTGACTCATGAGATCACGATGAGTGTGTCTGACAAGCTGCAGGAAACTATCTTAAGATGTTTGTATAGGGATGTCAGAAAAGTGAGAAGAAGATTGACTTTCAAAGGTGTAGAACCGTTGATGTTGGAAGCGGAAAAGGGGATTTATAAGACACTCTACGGTGGAGAAAAGGTTTACAAATCCAAGGAAGAATTGCTGGATGTATTGTTGAAAGCCAGATCAATCATCATTGAATCGCATGATGGTCTTTTCCTTGACTTACTGGATGAATTTATTCTGAAGGTCAATGTTTTTGGTTTGTATTTCGCTTCTATGGATATGAGGCAGGACAGCCGTAAGCATGATGCCCTTTGGGCGGAGATCATCGAGGTGACGGAAGGTACTGATGCGCTGGAAAAATTTCAAGAATCTTCCGAGGAAGAAAAGATCAAAAAGATTTTAGGATACAAGAAGTTGCCTAGTCCAAAATCATTGAAAGATGAATTCCATCAGGAAATGTTGGAAAGTATTTCCTCGATTAGCTACGTGCAAGACAACAATGGTGTAGAAGGCCTTCACAGATATATTATTTCCAATTGTCAGTCTGCATTACACATTTTGGAGGTTTATCAGCTTAATAAACTGAGCCTTGCTCCAAAAGGTGATTTGACCTTGGATATTGTGCCTTTGTTTGAGACAATTGATGATTTGGCTGCAGCTCCTCAAATCATGGAGCAGCTTTACACCAATAAAACATATGCGGCCCATTTGAAGGCCAGAGGAGGAAAGCAAAGCATTATGCTTGGTTTCTCTGATGGAACCAAAGATGGTGGTTACATTAGGGCTAACTGGTCTATTTTAAGAGCCAAGGAAGAATTGACTAAGATGTCCCGCAAATATGAAATCAGCGTTGTCTTCTTTGACGGTAGAGGAGGACCTCCTGCTAGAGGTGGTGGAAATATGCACAATTTCTATGCTTCTCTTGGTGATCAAGTTGAAAACGAAGAAATCCAGGTGACCATTCAGGGACAAACCATTAGTGCCAATTATGGTAAGCCAGTTTCTTGTACTTATAACTTGGAGCAACTGCTAAGTGCTGGGCTTGAAAATCACCTATATCCTACAGTAGAAAACAGGTTGACAGATGAGCAAAGAGCTCTGATTGATGAGATGGCTGATATCAGTTATCAGGCTTACAAGGAATTCAAGAGCCATCCTCAGTTTGTTCCATATTTAGAAAAAGTAACGCCTTTGAAATTTTTTGGTTTGACCAATATTGGTTCAAGACCATTGAAAAGGAGTAAAGGCGAGGGGATGAAGTTTGAAGATCTTCGTGCCATTCCTTTTGTTGGTTCTTGGGCTCAGATGAAACAGAATATTCCAGGATTTTACGGTGTGGGTAAAGCTATTGCCGAAATGGAAAAAAGAGGCAAAAAAGATCAAGTGATTAAACTTTATCAGGATTCTTTGTTCTTTAGATCACTTATGGGGAACTCCATGCAATCACTGGCCAAATCATTCTACCCTTCCACAGCTTATTTGAAAGACAATGAGGTCTATGGGGATTTTTGGAAATTGATGCATGAGGAATATAAGCGGTCATTAGATAAGATCCTTGAGATATCAGATATGGATTCTCTTTTGGAAGATAATGAAGTGAGCAGGAACTCTATTGCCATTAGGGAAAAAATTGTATTGCCTTTGATTACCATCCAACAATATGCTATTCAGGAGATGTTGGATTCAGGAAAGGAAAATGCAGTGCTTCAAAAATTAATTTTGAGAACCATGTTTGGTATTATCAATGCAGCTAGAAACGCTGCCTAA
- a CDS encoding lactonase family protein: MLNLYSCGKASNEEKTNEVAEASQVPSIHFWLGTYTSSPEQGIHLISFNPNNYQFDSLLLESDINNPSFVITNKKGDLIISVQEEGGEEGGSVRSFKYDSSKNETKLISTSSTLGSGPCYVTLSPDESYVLAGNYGSGDLVAIPIDQDGNLDKAAQEIKHTGSGVNKDRQSSPHVHSLVFHPNGEQVFVSDLGTDKVNIYDFDPSQEQPLSPSSPAFFEVKSGSGPRHLVFNKNGKKIYLIHEMTSEVGLYDYDMENGKITNVDTYPLTPQGFSGAKGAAEIRLSKDGKFLYASNRGDSNEIIGFKVDPSTGTLSKIQTISSGGETPRNFALSDDGKFLFAANQNSNTILAYERNPDSGIIKQVGNAFTIHKPVYFFLTK, translated from the coding sequence ATGTTGAATCTATATTCCTGTGGCAAAGCCAGCAATGAAGAAAAAACAAATGAAGTTGCCGAAGCTTCACAAGTCCCTTCTATTCATTTTTGGCTAGGAACCTATACCTCTTCTCCAGAGCAAGGAATTCACCTGATCTCTTTTAACCCTAATAACTACCAGTTTGATTCTTTGTTATTGGAATCTGACATTAACAACCCATCTTTTGTAATTACCAATAAAAAAGGGGATTTGATTATTTCCGTTCAAGAAGAAGGCGGTGAAGAAGGTGGCAGTGTTAGATCTTTCAAATATGATTCAAGCAAAAATGAAACAAAACTAATTAGTACTAGCTCTACCTTAGGAAGTGGGCCATGTTATGTCACTTTAAGTCCAGACGAGTCTTATGTATTGGCGGGGAATTATGGTAGTGGAGATTTAGTAGCAATCCCTATTGACCAAGATGGTAATTTGGATAAAGCCGCCCAAGAAATCAAGCATACTGGTTCTGGTGTTAACAAAGACAGACAATCTAGCCCACATGTCCATAGCTTGGTCTTTCATCCCAATGGCGAGCAAGTGTTCGTCAGTGATCTTGGAACGGACAAGGTAAACATTTATGATTTTGACCCTTCCCAAGAACAGCCACTTAGCCCCTCTTCCCCTGCCTTTTTTGAAGTAAAGTCTGGCTCAGGCCCTAGACATTTGGTTTTTAATAAAAACGGAAAAAAAATCTACCTGATCCATGAAATGACTTCCGAGGTCGGTTTGTATGACTACGATATGGAAAATGGAAAAATCACCAATGTTGATACTTATCCCTTGACACCCCAAGGCTTTAGCGGTGCCAAGGGAGCAGCTGAGATCAGATTATCCAAGGACGGAAAATTCCTTTATGCCTCTAACAGGGGAGATTCCAATGAAATCATTGGTTTCAAAGTTGACCCAAGCACTGGTACATTGAGCAAAATACAAACTATTAGCTCTGGAGGTGAGACCCCTAGGAATTTTGCTTTATCAGATGATGGAAAATTCCTATTTGCTGCCAACCAAAATTCCAATACCATCTTAGCTTATGAGCGAAATCCAGATTCCGGCATCATCAAACAAGTAGGAAATGCTTTCACCATTCACAAGCCTGTTTATTTCTTTCTGACAAAGTAA
- a CDS encoding cold-shock protein: MNTGKVKFFNESKGFGFIIDDESSKEYFVHISGLVDEIKEDDDVTFDLKEGRKGLNAVNVKLS, translated from the coding sequence ATGAACACAGGAAAAGTAAAATTTTTTAATGAATCTAAAGGATTCGGTTTTATTATTGACGACGAATCTTCTAAAGAGTATTTCGTACACATCTCAGGATTGGTAGACGAAATCAAAGAAGATGACGATGTGACTTTCGACCTTAAAGAAGGAAGAAAAGGTCTTAATGCAGTGAATGTAAAGTTATCATAA
- a CDS encoding o-succinylbenzoate synthase: MNKKLDNTVKVKSKYLKHTLDFKFDAGTSRGVLRKKNSFFIKVTFPGDKKLEGWGEAGPLPKLSVDDVSDFESILKVYTNGLSDKEIDWSEAGILEFCKAYIMDAHPSIRFAFETALLDLFHGGKRQILKNDFYSQHMPIPINGLIWMGDESFMLKQIEEKLELGFSCIKMKIGAIDFEQECRLLGFIRERFTSEQITLRVDANGAFSPQEAMDKLERLAEFDLHSIEQPIKAGQRDELKRLCKESPLDIALDEELIGIYTKEDRRKLLEHINPQYIILKPTLVGGIRDTREWISLAESMGIGWWMTSALESNIGLNAISQLTASYDVYMPQGLGTGQLYHNNVTSPLEIVSGKILYNPSMAWGSI, encoded by the coding sequence ATGAATAAAAAACTGGATAATACTGTCAAGGTCAAGTCAAAGTACTTAAAGCACACACTTGATTTTAAATTCGATGCAGGTACTTCCCGAGGGGTGTTGCGTAAGAAGAATTCATTTTTTATAAAAGTAACTTTTCCAGGAGATAAGAAATTGGAAGGTTGGGGGGAAGCCGGTCCACTTCCAAAATTAAGTGTGGATGATGTTTCGGATTTCGAAAGTATCCTGAAGGTTTATACAAATGGGTTGTCCGATAAAGAAATTGACTGGTCTGAAGCTGGTATTCTTGAATTTTGCAAGGCTTATATAATGGATGCCCATCCGAGTATTCGCTTTGCTTTTGAAACGGCACTACTAGATTTGTTTCATGGCGGTAAAAGGCAAATATTGAAAAATGATTTTTACAGTCAGCATATGCCAATTCCCATCAATGGATTGATTTGGATGGGGGATGAATCATTTATGCTCAAACAAATAGAAGAAAAGCTGGAGCTTGGTTTTTCCTGTATTAAAATGAAAATTGGGGCAATTGACTTTGAGCAGGAATGTAGGCTGTTGGGTTTTATTCGGGAGAGGTTCACCTCAGAGCAAATTACTTTAAGGGTAGATGCCAATGGTGCCTTTAGCCCTCAGGAGGCAATGGATAAATTGGAGAGACTGGCAGAATTTGATCTTCACAGCATCGAGCAACCTATTAAAGCTGGCCAAAGGGATGAGTTGAAAAGGTTATGTAAAGAGAGTCCGCTGGATATAGCTTTGGATGAAGAACTGATAGGGATATACACTAAGGAGGATAGAAGAAAGCTTTTGGAGCATATCAATCCGCAATACATTATTCTCAAACCCACTTTGGTTGGAGGGATAAGGGATACCCGTGAGTGGATCAGTTTGGCAGAGAGCATGGGGATTGGCTGGTGGATGACCTCGGCCTTGGAAAGCAATATTGGACTGAATGCCATTTCACAATTGACAGCCAGTTATGATGTTTATATGCCGCAAGGCTTAGGGACTGGTCAGCTTTATCACAATAATGTAACGTCTCCACTTGAGATTGTTTCTGGCAAAATCCTCTATAATCCTTCAATGGCTTGGGGGAGTATATAA